GATACGCTACTCGAGGCCCTCGAAGCCACCGAGACCTATGCCTGGGAGTGGGACATCGAGTCGGACACCGTCGATCGCCATCCCGCGTTCGAGACACTCTTTGGGGTGGACGCGACCGAGTTGGAACCGATCTTCGAGAACTTCGTCGAGCGAGTCCATACCGCCTACCGCGAGGACGTCGTCGAGGCCTTCGAGACGGCTATCGAGGAGGGCTCCTCGTATCACGTCCAGTATCCCCTGACCCTGGGTGACGAGGAGATCTGGCTCGAAGGACAGGGACAGGTCGTCCTGAACGATGATGGAACGCCCGGGCGGATCGTGGGCACGACGCGTCGAATTCCCGAGCCCGAAGACACCTGATCGGTCGGTTCCGAGCCGTTATTCCGCACTGGGGAGTTCGATCCGGACGAGCGTCCCCCGCGGATCGTTTTCTTCAAACGAGATCGTTCCATCGGAGACCGTGACGATCCACTGGGTGAGCCAGAGCTCGAGCCCACTGGAGTGAGCGAGGGGCGTTTCACGTCCGGCTTCCAGCGGGTCGATCTCGGCTTCTGGAATTCCAGGCCCGTCGTCGGCCACCGTGATCTCCACCGTCTCAGTCTCCGGCGGGTCGGTCACCGTCACTTCGACGGTCGGGGAGTCCCGATCGTTGTGTTCGACGGCGTTCGAGAGCACGTGATCGAGGGCGAGATCGAACCGTTCGCGAGCACTTGCAGTCGCCGATTCGGGGACCGACACCGAAACGGTGGCCTCGGGATACTCGTTTTTGAAGCCGATAACTTTCGTCTTCACCCGGGTCGCGACGTCGATGACGTTTTTCTCGGCCCCCTGGTCGTCGATTGCACTCTCGATGTGGCGGACGCTCTCGGCGATTCGACGCAGCCGATCGGACTCGTCGATGACCGTCTCGAGAGCGGTTTCGAGCTTCTGGGAGGAGGAACGGGCGAGTTCCGCGTTGCCCTTGATGATGTTGACCGAGGACCGGATGTCGTGGCGGAGAATCCGGTTCATGACCGAGAGGCGCTGGTGGAGTTGCTCGACGTGTTCCTTCTCGGCTTCGAGTCTCTCCTCGCGGCGCTTTCGTTCGGTTACGTCGCTGTTCACGGCGACGAACCGTTCGATGTCCCCCGCGGGACCTTCGATCGGTGCGATGGTCTGGGAGACGACGAATGTCTCGCCCTCGGCTGACTCGTTTATGACCTCCCGCTGGAAGGTCTCCCCCGAGAGGATCGTCTCCCAGAGCGCCTCGTAGTAGGAGTCGCTCATCTCCCCGGACTGGAACATGCGTGGGTTCCGACCGATTGCTTCGGTTCGGTCATAGCCCGTGATCTCCTCGAAGGCGGGGTTGGCATACTGAATCGTGCCATCGGTGTCGGTCCAGTAGATCGAGTGGCCGGCGTTCTCGACGGCAGCCTTGAAGGCCCGGATGTCAGCTTCCTCCTTGACCGTTTTGCCGGTGTCCCGGACCGTCGCGAGCACGTATTTCTCATCGCCGATCTCAGTTGCTTCGAGCGTGATCGCAGCCCAGAAGACACTCCCGTCCCCGGCGGTCGCCTGACGGCGCAACGTTACCGGCTGCCCGTTTGTGACCGTACTGAACACGTCGGTGGCCCGGTCCCGGGAGTGAGCTCCCAGGTCCGAACTCAGCGTGGCGATCGAGGTGCCCCGGAGCTCGTCTCGTGAATAACCGAACAGTGCCGTCGCCTTTGGGTTACACTCGACGACCCGGCCCGTCTCCGGGTCGAAGACGAGGACGGGGTCCGGCAGCGCCTCGAACAGATCACGATAGACATCCCCCGGTGTCGTCGCGTCGAACAGTTCGGGGGTGCTTGATTGGGTGTCGTCCATGGTCGGGTTTTGGATCGGCCGGGTGGTATCGGATGGGGGTACTCAGAACTAAAACATAACTGTTCTTCGTTCCGATGGTATCCGCCCGGTTGATGGGGATTAATCGGCTTCGGACTCAGTGTCAGATTCCATCGGTTTCAGAGTCGGTTTCGATGGCGCTTCGAACTCGGGCCCATCGGATCGGCGGAGCGCGTAGACGCCGGTGAGCAGGACCAGAAGCGACTGGATTCGGACCGCTGTGACGAACCACTGACGGGGCTCCAGATCCTCGGTATTTCGATAACTCGGTCCGAGCGCCAGGGTTTTCGACACTTCGATCACGCGTCTGGGAAAGAGCGATCCGACGACGCCGAGCAGGACCGCCAGGAGTTTCATTTTCATACTAACAGGTTTGTCGGCCCCATAGAAAAATTTGTGCCCAATTGCCGGGGTGTCCGTCACGGGAACTGATCGCGGTGGTAACTGTCCTGTTCCATCTCGCAGTTGCCGTCCGCGTCGATCACCAGGCGGCCGGAGTACCCACAGGTTCGGGAACTGTTGTACTTGCAGCTCGTGTTCATGCAGTCGACGGCGTGTCGGTTGTCGCCAAAACTCATACGTTCACGTAGGAGGAGCAGTATCTTGAATCCAGGTGCTGCCCCGTGGAAAGCATGAAGGGGGTTCCACGCCACTCCATTGATATGTACGACCGGATCGTCGTCGCCGTCGATTCGAGTGCGGAGGCGGCCCATGCCGCCCGGACGGGCTTTGCGCTCGCCCAGACCCTCTCGGTCCCCGTCGACGTGGTGACTGTGCTGGAAGCTTCGATTCTCGACGCGTTGCGATCCGGGACCGGTCGTGATCGACTTCGCTCGGAGCGCGAGCAGTTGCTCGCCGATATCGAGTCCAGAGCCGGGGCGGTCTCGATTTCGACGACCCTGCTCGAGGGGCGGCCTGCCGATCGGATCGTGGAATTCGCACTCGACAGCGGGACGAACCCGTTGGTCGTTCTCGGTCGGCAAGGCCGGTCTTCCGTGTCTCGCCGGCTCCTCGGCGGCGTCACTGAAGGGGTCCTCGAACGTGGGGACCTGCCGGTACTGGTGGATCCAGGGCCCGGGGAAGCCGAGTCCGATTTCGACCCCTCGCGGATCCTCGTTCCGACGGACGGGAGCGAAAACGCCGACGTCGCACTTCCCCATGTCGCTGCGCTGGCGAACCAGTTCGACGCTGCGGTCACCGTTCTCTCCGTGGTTGACCTCCAGCGGGCAGGTGGCGTGTTCAACGCTGGCGGCCTCGACGCGGAATTTATCGAGGCCCTCGAGAGTCGGGCCGAGACGGCCACCGCGGCGGCCGAGGAGACGATTCAGGCGACGGAGTCGAGCCTGTCAGTAGAGTCGATGGTCCGCCGGTCGAAGGACTTCGAGGGGGTCTCCGGGGCGATCTGTGAGACCACCGTGGCCGAGAACGTCGATTTGGTCGTGATGGGATCACACGGTCGTTCGAACGTCCGTCGTCAACTGCTGGGAAGCGTGACGAGCACGGTGTTGCGCTCGATCGACGTGCCGACCCTCGTGGTCCCGCGCTCGCGGTCTTAACTCGATTCCGGTACCAGTCCGTCGATCCCGTCCCCCGCGCTAACCGAGTCGGTCTCCTGGTCGCCCCACCCATCATGAATCGTGATTTCGGCGTCCGTCGGTGGCGTTCCATCGACGGTCACTCGCAACAGCGCCGACGGATAGGTGATAACCGTCGCACAGGCCTCTTTGTCACCTGACTTGACGACCCGGGCGGTGGCCCGAAGCGTGCCGTCGATCAGGCGAACGTTCTCGAATTCCACCGTCCGGTAACAGGCCGACGGGCCGACTGACTCGACGAGTAGCAACCGTTCGGTCTGGTGATCCAAGCCTTCCAGCGACGATTCGATAGCATCCACCCGCTCGCCCGGGAGATCGAACGCTTCGAGGGCTACTGCCTGATCCTCGTCGCTCCCGATGAGCACGGCGTGTCCGACGACCCCCTCGTCGTGCCAGGCTGGCCGGGTGCTTCGTACCGCCAGCGGCACTGTCTCGGTCTCCGTAATCGTCGAACCCGATCCGGGAGCCGAGAGGCACCCGGCAAGCGTGAGTGTGAGCCCGCTCCCCAGGGCCCCAAGCGTCGACCGGCGTGTGTACTCCATAGTGGTCTAGAGGGGGCCGACCAGCGTCACCGTTTCGGAGCCTCAAAAGCCCCTTTGAGAACAGCCCTGTTCAGTCGTCCGCCACTTCGTTGCCGACCCGCTTGCCGGCGTAATCCCGGCCCAGGTAGTAGTTGAGCCAGGAGGAGGTCCCTTCCAGGTCGTAGTCGGGCGGCGGGATGTAGGTGTCCCGAAGTTTTTCACGGGCCTTCTCGAGGCCGCCGTCGGCCTTGAGTTTGCGATAGGCCCGGACGTAGATACACTCCTGCTCGCCGGGATAGACCTCACACCAGCCGTCGTAACTCCCGCCACAGGGGCCGTTGCGCTCGTTTTTCGGACACTGTGACATCGGACAGAGGTAGGCCAGATCGAAGAGCGCACAGTTGCCACACTCCTGGCAGTCATTTGAGATGGTCTTGGTGACCCGCTCGAAGGTCGTAAACGGCTCTTCGAGGGCCGAATCGTCGACTTTCTTCGAGAACCAGCGCATCGGGCCGAACAGCGGGCCGTCGGGCTCGAACATCAGTTCGTGGGCGACCTTGAAGCCCTTGTACTTCAGCCCAGTGCTGGGGTTCTCGGGGAGGATGGCGTGTTCGTCCGCGTTGAGCCCCGTCTCCGGGTCCCGCTCGTAGTAGTAAAAGCCGTCCTCCATCGGGAAGTCGAACTCGGAGACGTACGTCTCCCAGTCCGGGGCGAGCTCCTCGCCGCGCTCGACGATGTACTCGACGTCGTCGTAGTCCGCAGCGTGCCCACCGATGTGGACCCCGGCAAAGCCCATGCCCTTCATGAAGGCGTACATCTTCGCCGCACGTTCGAGCATCGCCTGATGGGGATCCTCGCCCTCCTGTTCGGCCTCGACCTCCTCGCGGAGGTCGTCGGTGACGATGGCTCCAGGGATCCGGTTCTCGTTCATCGCCCGGGCCGAGCCGGGATCGAGGACATAGAGGTTGCCGATCACCGGCACGTCGAGGTCTTTCTCGTCGATGAATTTGATGAGTTCGTGGAACTTCCGGGCGTCGAACCCGACCTGTGGGATGATGAATTCGGCCCCCTTCTCCACCTTCATCTCCAGCTTCCAGTACTGGGGCATCAACTCCGCTTCCAGGCGCTTGAACGGGGAGACGACCGCACCCGGGAAGAAGTCCGTCTCGGCGAGTTCGTTGTGCCGGCCGAAGTTGTCCTCGAACTCGAACCCGTCATTGAGATCGGAGACGAAATCCAGGGTCTGGACCGGGTCGAGGTCGTAGACGGCTTTCGCCTGGCCCTCGAAGGCCGGCCCCTGGTGATCGCCACTCATAATCAGGATGTTGTGGAGGTCCTCACGCTCCAAAGCGTGGAGCAGGCCCTCGATCTGGTTGCGGTTCTTGTCCTTGGTGGTGAAGTGAACGAGCGGTTCGATGCCCCGCTCTTTGAGCTTCATCCCCAGGTAATCGGCCGAGAGCGCGGGTGTCCCGCCAGGGTTGTCGGTTAGCGAGACCGCATCGACGACGTCCCCCGACGCCGCCGTCTCCGCGTCCTCGAACACCTCCTCTTGCTGGGGTTCGTGGGAACCCCGTCCGGGGATTAGCTCCCAGGTCACCGCGAAGCGGTCCTCGTCCTCGACGGCCGCACGAAAGTCTTGTCTGGTCATCGGTTTGCCCTCCGGCCCACCACCTGACTCGGTCGGACTCCGTCACTGTTCCCCGTCCCGCCCGACCGGCCTGTCGTGATTCGGCGTCGACACGTGCTGGACATCGCAGTAACTGGGAGTAAGCCGGATGCAATCTTGAACGTTTTCATCCTGGAAAAATAGCCCTGAACGACCGAAATCTGGTGGCCGCGGACGAATCAAAACGTTGATACTGGTCACCGATGATTCTTCGACACTGTCATGTCCATGGACGACCTGCTTGCAGTTTTTTCCGCCGAAATCGAGCGAGTGAACGGCGATTACGTGATTTCGATCCCTGAGCGCGAACTCGAAGTGGGGGAACTGGACCCCGATTCGGTGTACCGCTTTGGCGTCCTGGGATCGGTCTCTCAGGGGACGACTCGGTCGAAATCCAGCACTACCGAGCGCTCGACCCCGCCGGTCGACGAGGGGGACACCCTCGAAGTCGAGATCGACTCGAAAGGGGAGGAAGGGGACGGAATCGCCTACGTCGAGGGCGGCTACGTCGTCTTCGTTCCGAATACCGCGATCGGAGATATCGTCACGGTCGAGGTCGTGAGTGTTGGCCCGCGCTTCGCCCGGGCCGAACCGGTCGATGGGACCCCGTCGGATTCTGATATCGAAGCGATCTGATCGGCTACTGTTCGGGTAGTTGAATCTCGACCCCATCCAGCGACGGGGCTTCGAGCACGCCGCCAGTTGCAGCGCTCGTCGCCATCGCTGCGTACTTCTCCAGCACGCCTGTCACCTCCGGTTCCGGCGGCGACCAGGATTTGGCTCGCGAACGAAGTGTCTCCGCCGGAACGTCGAGTTCGAGTCGGCCCGCATCGACATCGATCAGGATCTGATCGCCTTCCTCGACCAGCGCGATGGGACCGCCAGACGCGGCTTCCGGGCTCACGTGCCCGATGGCTGCGCCCCGCGTGCCCCCAGAAAAGCGCCCGTCGGTGATCAACGCCACCTCACCGGAGAGCCGGGGCGAACCGCTGACTTTCGACGTCGGCTCCAGCATTTCCGGCATGCCGGGACCACCACGCGGCCCCTCATAGCGGATCACGATGACATCCCCCGGATCGATCTCGCCCCCATCCAGTGCTTCCAGGGCCGCACTCTGGGATTCGAAGACACGTGCCCGTCCCTCGAAGTGATGCATCGATTCGTCCATGGCGCCGGCCTTGACGACCGCGCCGTTCGGCGCCAAATTGCCGTCGAGGACGGCCAGACTTCCCCCGTCGTGAACGGGATCCGCCCGGGGCTGGATGACCGTGCCGCGCTTGTCCGCGTTCTCGATCCGATCGCCGATCGTGATGCCGTCGACCGTCTCTCGGTCCTGATGCATCTCGGCTTTGAGTTCCGCCATGACGGCCGGCACTCCACCGTCGTCCCGGAGGTGTTCCATCCGCCACGGGCCGGCCGGACTCATGTGTGCCAGGTGGGGTGTCTCCTCGGCCAGGTTCTCGAAGTCCTCCAGGGTGATGTCGAGACCGGCCTCTGCGGCCACCGCTGGCACGTGGAGCATGGTGTTGGTGCTCCCGCCCAGTGCCAGGTCGACCCGGAGGGCGTCCTCGAAGGCCGCCTCGGTGAGCAAATCCGAGGGGCGGATATCCTCCTTGACCAGCCGAAGGATCTCGCGACCGCTCTTGCGTGCGATCTCCTGTTTCGCCGTGTCGGTCGCTCCCGAGGTCGCACACTCCGTCCAGGAGAGGCCCAGTGCCTCGGTTACACAGGCCATCGTGTTGGCCGTGAACATGCCAGCACAGGATCCCTCGCCCGGACAGGCCGAACACTCCAGTTCGTAGAGCTCGTCGTCACTCATCTCGCCCTCGTGGTGCTGGCTCACGCCCTCGAAGACGGTCACCAGATCCGCTGGTTCGTCGTCGAAACTCCCGGCTGCCATGTGGCCGCCGGTGACGACGATGGCCGGAATGTCGAGCCGCGCCACGGCCATCAACATCCCCGGGACGATCTTGTCACACGAGGCCATCGCGATCAGCCCGTCGAACTGGTGGGCGTTGACCATCAACTCGACCGAATCCGCGATCGTCTCCCGCGAGGGCAGACTCGAACGCATCCCCTCGTGTCCCATGGCGATGCCGTCGTCGACCGCGATCGTGTTGAACTCCAGTGGGGTCCCACCGGCCTCGCGAATCCCGTCTTTGACGTGGGTCGCGAGTTCGTCGAGGTGGACGTGGCCGGGAACGATCTCGTTCCAGGAGTTCGCTACCCCGATGAGCGGTTGATGGATCTCCTCGTCGTCCAGTCCTGCCGCCCGGAAGAGCGAGCGGTGGGGGGCCCGATCGACGCCCTCGGTCACCGTCGCGCTCCGCATGTCGCTGTCCTTCTCGGTAAAGTCGGCCATCCTAGTCTGTTCGTACCTGGTCGTGGGGACCTTTAACCCACCCGATCAACGCGAGATCTGATCACCGTGAACGCGACTGACGTGGCGTCCGACACACCCATGTCGGTAGAACGGGAGTCCACCGACAAGCCAACGGCTTCAGCCGTTGGTAGCTGACTGGCGTCGATAGACAGCTTCGAGGACGAGCAGTGCGAGCAACCCACCGACCAGGACCATCGCTCCGGGCTCAACGAGGAAATTCCCGATCTGCTCGATCAAGCCCGGTGTCGCGTTCGCGGATTCCGTCGCGGTCTGGAGCATGACTTGATCGCCACCTGACTCCCCGGGCGAGATCCGCTCACCCAGGGCGAACTGCGCGAGAACCCCGCCCGCGAAAACCGCCGAGAGGCCCCCAACCATGCGTTTGAGTTTGTTTTCCATCTCCGATCGAGTGTGCTCTCCCTCGACGATCACCAGGGGATCGCTGGTCGGGGCGTAGACTGACATCTCCGCTCCCTTCTCGGAGTACCGCGTGCCGACCGACTCGACGAGGTCGACCTCGCCGAGTTTCTCCAGGTGGTAGTGGACGTTCTGGAGGGATGTGTCGGTCGCGTCGGCGAGTTCGGAGGGCGTGGCCGGGTCTTCATAGAGGTGTTCGAGCATCCGTCGACGGGTCGCCGAAGAGAGGGCCTCGAAGACCGCGTCCACGTTCGGCCCGTCCAGGGGAACGACTCTGGGCTCGGTGGCCGCAGCTGACTCCCCCGGCCGAATCTGGGTGAGCGGGCTCGACATGGGTACTTGCCACTTGTACTCACCCGTGGGTTAAAACTCTACCAGAAGATCAAACCGTGACTGTAGTCTTTCCTGGATCGGCCGGTGACCCTATGTGTCCGGTCCCCGTTGGATCGGTCTGATGTGGAACTACCGCGGGACGACGCCCATGGCGGACCGTCCGGACGGGTTTTTCGCGGACGGGCATTTCTGGGTCCGGGAGTTCGTCCTCGGCCGGGCCGTTGCGGTTCGGATGGACGAGTCGGGATTGCTCACGTTCGCCGGCCCCGAGGGTGAGTTCGATGCCGAGGAACCCCCCTGGTCGCTCCGTCGATCCATCGAGGCCGTTCGGTCGAACCTCGACCGTGACCGGCTTCGCAACGCCGCTGATGACGCCGGGGCGTACACCTTCTACCTGCTCGCGCCGCTCTCGATCGGTATCGACTACGATTTTGATACCCTCCCTCCGGCACTGGGAGTGGATATCTGGGATAGCTCCGCCGGGGAGTACACCACCCTCGACGTGACCGAGCGGGTTTTCGAGGGAATCGGCCTGTGGACGGCCCCGACCATTGCGCGGGAAGTGCCTGCACGGGACCTCTCGCCGGAGACCTACGAACTCCCGAGGTCGCACTGGGCGGACGAACAGGCCGCCGGCGTCGTCTTCCGGAAGAAACACGGTGGGGCCGTCAGACTCCTTCGAACCCCCTTCGAAAACACGACGTGGGAATCCCCGGAGTCGGCCGGCGTCCCGGATTTCGACGATTGGATCGGAGCGCATCTGGATGCTGACCGCGCCAGGTCACTTCTCAAGCGGACTGATCAGTCCCTCGATTCCGTGGGAATCGAAGCGGCGACTGCCCTAATCGGGGCTTCACTGGCCCAGCGGCAGTACGCAACGGTGGGTCAGATCGCCGATTCGGATCCGGAACGGTTCCGAACGGCGATCCGAGACCGCCTCGTCGAAATACGCGAGACAGAAGCAAGCGAATCGGCTTCCTAACCTCCTACAACTTTAACTGCGTGGTCGGTTAATCGGGGCATAATGGGAACTGAGGAGGGTGGTGGGGAGGACGGGGCCACGAACCCGTCAGTCGATCCGGACGGTGGGGCGAGGGCACCGGATCAGGCTGAAACGAGCACCGCGGACAGAACGGACATGGAACGGGACGACAACGGAGATTTTTCCGGGCCGGCCGATCTTCGAGAAGCCATTCAGCGAGGTGTTACCGTAGCGGCTCGACTCGACGAAACCGTCACTCGTGCCCGACTGGGCCAGGCCGCGACGGACGCGGACAACCTCGACACGGCGGTCACCAATCTCATCGAGGGCACCGTCCCCGTCCGGAAAGGCGTCTACTCCTGGCTTCACTTCAAGTGGGAATACTACCTGGACGAGGTGGGCGACCCACCACGGGACGACGACGGGACCCCTGAACCCTTCGATAAGGCAGCGTATCTCGGGTTCGAGCCCGGGGACATCGAGTCCACACTCAGCTACGGGGAATCACGCGCGGACGCCCTTGCCGATCTTATCGAGGAACGAACCGTCAACGTCCAACCAGACCTCGACGAGGACGCCTTTTTCTCCACGGTCTCGGGGGCGACGACGCTCACGAACCGCTACGACCTCGAACGGGCCGTCCCGATGGCGAAGAAGACCCACTTCGTCGAGGAGGAGCGCTACTGGGTGAACAAGCCCTATGCCTTCGTCGTCATCTTTCACTCCCGGAAGGAAAACGAGAAGAAGTACTACCTCATCGAGCCCTACCGCACGCCGATCGAGGCCGACCTCCGTGAGTTTCTCACCGAAAAGCTCCGGACGGCCATCAAATACGCCGAGGAAGGGGTTACAATCGGCGGGTCAGACGCCGAACGCCGGGCCGTCATCGAGCGTGAGACCGACCGGCTGTTGAACCGCTATGATCTCTACGACACGGCGCCGGACCGTGGGTTCAGGGAGACGATTGCCGACGGACTGGACTTCGGAGACCGGGATGGGTTCCTGGGCCGATTCACTGGGGACACTGGGGCAGTGGGCCAGCTCCGGAACTGGCTCGCCCCCGAGGCTGGACCCGAGGCAGATTCGAACCCGGAAGCACTCTCGGGAATCGCGGCCAGGCCCGAACCGGCCCTTCTCGCGGAGGACGATCCCGAGTTAAACGAATACCAGGTGGAGAAGCTCCGGTACTTTCTGGCCCGGGATTTCACCGGGTACGAGCGGATCGACGGTATCAAACACGACATCAACGTCGAGGACATCTCGTGTGACGGCTACGAGAGCCCCGTGTTCGTCTATCACACGGATTACGAACAGCTCATCTCGAATGTCACGCATGGCACCGAGCAACTCGATGACTTCGTGGTGAAACTCGCCCAGCGCTCGGGCAAGGGGATCAGCAAGCGCCAGCCACAGGTCGATGCGACCCTGCCGGACGGCTCCCGTGCCCAGTTGACTCTCGGAACCGAAGTGTCCGATCACGGGACGAACTACACCATCCGGCAGTTCAAGGACGTCCCGTTCACGCCGGTCGATCTCATCAACTGGAAGACCTTCTCGCTGGAGGAGATGGCCTTCCTCTGGCTCTGTATCGAGAACAACAAGTCCCTGCTCTTTGCCGGCGGCACGGCCTCGGGGAAGACGACCAGCCTGAACGCGGTCTCGCTTTTCGTCCCCAGCAACGCCAAGATCGTCTCCATCGAGGACACCCGGGAGGTGGAACTGCCCCAGCGCAACTGGATCGCGTCGGTCACACGCCCCTCGTTTGGCGAGGACGAAGCCGGCGACATCGACGAGTTCGACCTCCTGGAGGCGGCCCTGCGCCAGCGCCCCGACTACATCATCATGGGTGAGGTCCGGGGGGAAGAGGGGCGAACGCTCTTCCAGGTCATGTCGACGGGCCACACCACCTACACCACCTTCCACGCGGACAACGTCAGCGAGGTCATCAAGCGGTTCACCACCGAACCGATCAACGTCTCGAAGACCCTCTTTACCGCCCTGGATCTGGTGTCGATCCAGGCCTCGACCAGGGTCCGCGGGAAGAAAGTACGGCGCAGCCGAAATATTACCGAAATCCGGCGGTACGACGCCGAGAACGACGAGATCAACGTCAACGACGTCTTCCAGTGGCGGCCCGAGACCGACACCTATCGCAGCACCGCCGAGTCGACCACGCTCGACGAGATCAAGTTCGACCGGGGCTGGTCGGAAGCCGAGTTGCAACAGCAACTCTTCGAACGGCGGGTCGTCCTCGCCTCGCTCATCGAGCAGGGGCTCAACACGTACAGCGAGGTGGCAGCGACTCTCCAGGCCTACATCAACGACCCGGAGACGCTGCTTACCCTCATCGCGAACGACGAACTCGAGGAGGCACTCGGTGACCTTCGGGAACTGGAAAGTGTTCTGATCGACGTCGATCCCGAACTCGAAGCGATGGTGCCACGGCCCGAACCGGACGCGGACATCCTCGAAACGACCACCGAAATCCTCGACCGGGCCGAGGAGGAACTCTTCCCCGAGTATCGCGGCGAGCGAGGGGCCGAACTCGTCGACATCCTTCCCGATCAGGACGACAGCAAGGCGCCGAGCGAAACTGACAGGCCGGGGGCGGATGAGCCCGATCACTCGGAGGATTCGACCGCATGAGCACCGACCATCTGGGTGGCCGCTCGGAGCAGTTCGCCGACCTGTTCTATCCGCTCTTCGAGTGGCTATTCGGCGAGGACTCCGAGTTCGTCGCTGACCTCGAACGCAAACTCGCCGAGGCCCGGATGGAGGAAACTGTCGAACTGTACGTCTCCCGGGCGATCGGGTATGGCGTTCTCGCTGGCCTGTTTCTCTGGGTTCTTGGAACCGGTCTCGGATATGCGCTCTTTGGATTGGGGCTCGTTGGAACCGACGTGTCGATCGGGTTGCCGGTCTCGAACCCGGCGATCGCTGCGTTCCTGGAGGCACTCAAAGTGCCCGCGCTCGTCCTCGTCACTGGCCTCTTCTTCGGGGCGATCGGGTTCGTCACCGGCTTCGGGATGCTGGTGCTCATGCCCTACAACAGGGCCGCCTCGCGAAAGCGGGAGATCAACATGTTGCTCCCCGACGCCGTCTCGTTCATGTATGCGCTCTCGATCGGCGGGCTCAATCAACTGGAGATTCTCGAGGCGATGGCCCAGGCCGAGGACACCTACGGGGAGGTCGCCCTGGAGTTCCGGACGATCGTCCAGGAGACTGAATACTTCGACGTGGACTATCGAACCGCGATCCGCCGGCGCTCGATGGAGACCCCCAGTGAGGACCTCTCGCAGTTCTTCACGGACATGCTCTCGATCATCAACAGCGGCGGGGACATGGCGGCGTTCCTCGAGGACAAGAAGGAGACCCACATGCGAACCGCAAAACAGCAACAGGAGCTCACCCTGCAGACTCTCGAGCTGTTCGGCGAGATGTACATGACCCTCTCGCTGTTCCCGCTCTTGCTCATCATCGTCCTGGTCGTGATGAGCATGCTGGGCCAGTCCCAGGAGTTCCTCCTCTACGCGACGGTCTATGTCCTGTTACCGATGGTGAGTGTCGCCTTTCTCGTCATGGTCTCCACGGTCAAGCAGGACGAACCCGGGGATGGCTATCTCGATCTGGGGGCCGTGCAGGACGGCGACGAACTCACCCGGACGGTGGGTGACGGCGGGGCTACCCCACCGGCCGAAACCGCTCTCCACCGCCGACTCGAAAGCCGCGAGCGCAGGTACGCCCTCTCACAATTCCTCCGCCAGCCTCACTACTACTTCCGGGAACACCCGCTTATCACGCTCGTCCTGACACTTCCCCTTACCATCGGGATCCTGGCGCATGCGATCACCAGCGGGTTGGTTCCGCTCTCGTTCTCGGGACTGGTCGACAATCCCGTCGGATCGAC
This region of Halodesulfurarchaeum sp. HSR-GB genomic DNA includes:
- a CDS encoding type II secretion system F family protein encodes the protein MSTDHLGGRSEQFADLFYPLFEWLFGEDSEFVADLERKLAEARMEETVELYVSRAIGYGVLAGLFLWVLGTGLGYALFGLGLVGTDVSIGLPVSNPAIAAFLEALKVPALVLVTGLFFGAIGFVTGFGMLVLMPYNRAASRKREINMLLPDAVSFMYALSIGGLNQLEILEAMAQAEDTYGEVALEFRTIVQETEYFDVDYRTAIRRRSMETPSEDLSQFFTDMLSIINSGGDMAAFLEDKKETHMRTAKQQQELTLQTLELFGEMYMTLSLFPLLLIIVLVVMSMLGQSQEFLLYATVYVLLPMVSVAFLVMVSTVKQDEPGDGYLDLGAVQDGDELTRTVGDGGATPPAETALHRRLESRERRYALSQFLRQPHYYFREHPLITLVLTLPLTIGILAHAITSGLVPLSFSGLVDNPVGSTFIYVYVPLYVVGVPLAVFYEWNQHTRNRITGKLSENLRKLSSANDTGLTLLESIRTVADTSSGRLADEFDEMYAKVTYGMTLSRALVEFNNKYHVPRLARTVNLVTKAQEASSRITAVLSTAAQASENQDDIERERTSRARMQVVIIVMTYLTLLAVMVILQTQFLEVLSGLTSSAEGASGGAVGGASFGASLDVELLKLLFFHAVTIQGILAGVISGYISHARLLAGLKYAIVLPTIALVVWAFI